From the Cohaesibacter sp. ES.047 genome, the window CATGTCGTCTATGGCATCAGCTTCTCAACGCTGTACTTCCGCAACTATTATGCTGCCTTCCCGAGCGAGCTGGTGCGGGCCGCTCAGATAGATGGAGCGGGATTTTTCACCATTTTCTGGCGCATCTTGTTGCCATCCTCGGGGCCGATCGCAGTTGTTTGCATCATTTGGCTCTTCACGAACATTTGGAACGACTTCCTGTTTGGCGCGTCATTTTCCGACTTTGACAGCCAGCCAATGACGGTGGCCCTGAACAATCTGGTGCAGTCATCGACAGGCGTGAAGGAATACAACGTCCATTTTGCGGGAGCCATCATGGCGGCCCTGCCAACCCTGTTTGTTTACATCGTCGCTGGCCGATATTTCGTGCGCGGTCTGATGTCCGGCTCTGTGAAAGGATAATCCGATGGGTTTTCTCGATATCGACAACGTAACCAAATCCTACGGCTCGGTGCAGGTTCTCAAAGAAACCAACATATCGGTAGAGGAGGGGGAGTTTCTCGTGCTCGTCGGCCCGTCTGGTTGCGGCAAATCCACCTTGCTCAACATGATCGCCGGGCTTGATGAGGTAACCTCGGGGGAAATTCGCATCAAGGATAGGCGCATCAATGAAACCCGCCCGTCCGAGCGCAACATCGCCATGGTGTTTCAGTCCTATGCGCTTTACCCGAACATGACCGTGCGCGGAAATATCTCGTTCGGCATGGAAATGCATGGTGTGCCCAAGAAAGAGCGTGATCGAAAGATCAATGCTGTTTCGGAATTGCTTCAGATTGATCAGCTGCTTGACCGCAAGCCTGGCCAATTGTCTGGAGGGCAGAGGCAGCGCGTGGCCATGGGGCGCGCCCTGACCCGGGATCCCGATGTCTTCCTGTTCGATGAGCCATTGTCCAATCTGGACGCAAAATTGCGCGTGGACATGCGCACGGAAATCAAGAAGCTGCATCAAAAGCTCGGCACGACCATCATATATGTTACCCACGACCAGATCGAGGCCCTGACCCTATCGACGCGTATCGCAGTGATGTATGGCGGCTATTTGCAGCAGTTGGGGACACCGCAGGAAATCTATGACAATCCGGCCAATATGTTTGTTGCCGGATTCATGGGGTCTCCCTCAATGAACCTGTTCCCGGCCGTCTTCCGCCAAGGTGGATCAGGCATGGAGGTAGAAATCGCCAAGAAGGATGGCTCGAGCATCCGCCTTCCATTCAAGCGCGACAACGTGACGGCAGACGATGACGGGCGTTCAGTGATCCTTGGCATCAGACCAGAGGCGATCACGGATCCCGAAGCAGCGGACCCGACCAGTTCTGGCATTCATATTGCCGAAGCGCTCGTTGAAATCACAGAGCCTGCCGGATCGGACACATTTGTCATGACCCATTTGGGCGGCAAGGATGTGGTTGGTCGCTTCCGTGCCTATGCCCCTGTCAAACCCGGTGGTGTATTCCCGTTCGCTTTCAACATGGACAAGGCCGTCGCGTTTGATCCGAAAACCGAAGAGCGCCTGGCATGAGTGGACGGGACAGAGCTTTAGAAGAGTTGGGGCAACAGATGCCCGCGCGCACTAAATATTCTAACGACAAGGAAACTCACTATGTCAGCTTTTGATAAAGGCCCTATTCTTGTAACCGGAGCCAGCGGCGGCATCGGCGCGGAGACTGTTCGACAGCTCATTGCCGCTGGTGCTGAGGTGATCGCAAGCGGACGAAACGAAGAAGTCCTCACCCGATTGGCCGAAGAAACCGGTTGTCGGACCTTGGCTTTCGACCTCGCGTCTGAAGAAGACGTGCGCAAGGCACTGGAAGGTCTCGACCTTTGGGGGTTGGTCAATTGTGGCGGCTTTGGCGGTGAGATCGCGACGCCAATGGAGACAGATATCTCGGTGTTCGACAAGGTCATGACAATCAATGCGCGTGGAGCCTTGTTGGCGACGAAATATGCCTCTCAGAGCATGGTGCGACTCGGCAAGGGCGGCGCAATCGTCAATGTATCCAGTCAGGCGTCTCTCGTCGCCCTGAAGGGCCATATTTCCTACGGATCTTCGAAAGCCGCGCTTGACAATATCACGCGTGTGTCGGCGCTCGAACTGGGCCCGCACGGCATTCGGGTCAACAGCGTCAATCCAACCGTGGTAATGACCCCGATGTCGGCATGGTACTGGGGACGGGAAGACATTGAAGGCCCGTTTCTGGAACAAATGCCCCTCGGGCGCTGGGCCACAGAAGCCGAGATTGCGGCGCCCATCGTCTTCCTGCTCAGTGATGGTGCTTCCATGATCTCCGGCGTCACCTTGCCAATTGATGGCGGGTTCACCGCCTGCTGAATGTCCAACTCCCTGGCCAGAGGTGGTGATCCCCATTAGCAACCGCCTCTGGTTCCAGGTGTCTTTCCTGTGTCGACCATCTGAAAACTGGTGCAATCATGACGACCGCTCTGAACCGAAAAGCGTTGCAATCCCTGTCTGGAATACAGTCTGTTCCGTCCTATGATCGCAGTGGGATCACTCCCGGCATTCTTCATGTCGGGGTTGGTAATTTCCATCGTGCACATATGGCAGTCTATCTCAACGACCTGATGAACAGGGGATTGGGATTCGATTGGGGCATCGTTGGGGCCGGCATGCGGCCCAGTGATGAGACGATGCGCCAGGCATTGCAAGCGCAGGATTGGCTAACGACAGTTGTTGAGTTGGATCCAAACGGGCTGTCTGCTTCTGTCACCGGAGCGATGATTGACTTTCTGCCAATCGACCCAGACACCCTTCTGGCAGGCATGGTGGATCCCAGAATTCGGATTCTCTCTATGACCATCACAGAAGGCGGATATTACATAGACGCGGCCAGTGGCCGGTTGGACATCGCACATCCGGACATTCAGGCCGACGCGAACAATCCGGACAGTCCGAAGACGCTGTTCGGGATCATTTTGCGCGCCTTGCAATCTCGCAAAGAGAGCGGGGTTCCCCCGTTCACCATTCTGTCCTGCGATAATCTGCCAGAAAATGGTCAGGTGGCGAAGCAGACCCTTGTTGGGCTGGCCAGACTCTCCAATCCCGAATTTGCCGATTGGATCGATGCAAATGTGAGTTTCCCCAATTGCATGGTGGACCGTATCACACCGGCAACGACAGAGCGGGAGCGTGCGATTGTTGAGGAAACATTTGGTGTGAAAGACGCCGCCCCGGTGGTTTGTGAGCCTTTTCGCCAGTGGGTTATCGAGGATAAATTCCCTCAAGGTCGACCTCCGCTTGAAGCCGTCGGGTGTGAATTTGTCAAAGATGTTCGAGCCCATGAATTGATGAAGCTGCGAATATTGAACGCGGGGCACGCCAGTGTTTGCTACGCAGCGGCCTTGATGGGCTACCATTTCGTTCATGATGCAATGGCGGATCAGGACATTTGCAATTGGCTTCAGGCGGTGCAAACCAGAGAGGCAATTCCAACCCTGAAGCCACTTTCAGGCGTCGACTATGCGGCATATCTTGCGACAGTGATCGCCCGTTTTTCAAATCGGGAAATGGGCGATACCATTCCAAGGAATGTCGCCGACGGATCCGATCGCCAGCCCAAATTCATATTGCCAGCCCTGCGGGATGCATTGGAAATGGGACATTCAGTGGAAGGCTTCGCACTTGAGGTGGCGCTGTGGTGTCGATACTGCACCGGTGTCATGGAAGATGGTTCGGCAGTTCAGATTGTCGATCCAATGGCGGAGACTTTGGTGCGACTGTCGAACATGGCAATCGACCAACCAAGGGCCTTTCTTGAAAATGAAGCGGTCTTTGGCGATTTGGCGCGTAACGTTTCTTTCGCTGATGCGTTCGGAAAGTGGCTTACCCTTCTTCATTCGCAAGGCGTTCGTGCGGCTTTAAAGGCCTATGTCGCCAAGCAATAGATGAAAGCGCTTGGTCAATTGCGGCATGGATGCATGCAGGGCGACCAACCACACATCAACGGACCCGATATGATCCGAAGCGGGAGACCTTGCGTAAAAACCCCAATACAACCAAGCAGGGGATTTTAACGTGCAGGGACATCCCGTTTTGAGATCAATTGTTGTTTTACTCGGTCTATTGATGGCCGCGCCGGCCTCCTCCAACACGCTTTCCAGCAATGTCATGGCGCAGGTTCGATCACCAGAGAAAATAGGCGAAGCACAGGTTCGCTTTCTGGGGTTCCGAGTTTATTCTGCGGCTTTGTTTACTCAGCAAGGAAGGGCGTTTAACTGGAAGCGGCCATTTGCCTTGACGCTGGATTATGACCGTAGCTTTTCCAAAAAACGCCTGATCGATGCCTCCATTTCCGAGATGGAACGCATGGAGGGAGACCGGCCTGATCATGCCGCAATCGCGGCCAAACTCGAAAATTGTTTTCGGTCGGTTAAAGCGTCGGATCGGTTCACAGCCACGGCCACGAGCCGCAATAGCGTGAATTTCTATTTCAACGGTCGCCAGACTTGCAAGATCAGCCACGCCGGAATTCGCGAACGGCTGCTCGGGATCTGGTTGTCTGACCAATCTCGAGACAAAAGCCTAAGCCGCAGATTGCGCGGCATGAATTAAGACGCACGGGCTGAAGCGTGTGCCTCTAGTGTGATCAGGAGAGCTTCAATAGGAGCACTCCTGACATGTCGTTTGACTGCGTTAAACCGTCATGTGGCTGTAGCCTCAGGCGGTTTTCTCACGCAGGCCGTAGTTTGCGATTTTCTTCAGGACAACCTCAATTTCCGCGTCGGACAAGCAGGGAGGATTGTCGGTGATCTGCAACAGATTCACGTACCATTTCGCCAGCGTTTCCACTTCAACTGCCAGCCACATGGCCTGCGCCAACGAAGACCCTGTTGCGATCATGCCGTGATGGCGCATCAGGATGGCCTTGCGATCTTTGAGGCCGGCTTCCACCAGTTTCGAGAGCTCCGGCGTGCCATATGTGGCGTAGTCGACGCACGGAATGCTGTTGCCGCCCGCAGTTGCGATCATGTAGTGAATTGCCGGGATCGGCTTGTTCATGATTGCGATTGTGGTGGAGTAAAGCGCGTGATTGTGCACAACGGCATTGGCTTCGGGGCGGCTTTCCAGAGCGGCCAGATGAAAGCGCCACTCGCTTGAGGGCACCTGATCCTCCGCATATTTGCCGTCCGTGCTGACAAAGACGATTTCTTCAGGTTCCATCTGGTCGTAGGCAACGCCGGACGGCGTGATAAGCATGCCGCCGTCGACGCGCACGCTGATGTTGCCTGACGTCCCCTGATTGAGCCCGCTTGCATTCATTTCATTACACGCTGCAATCAGACTTTTTCTCAAGCTTAGTTCATCACTCATGGTGGTGCTCCTTCAATGTTGAATTCCGAATGGAGCAGGCACCCCATGAACTTAGGGAAGGCGTGTCATTCGGGTTTGAGGTCAAAATGACCGATTTCGACCGTTTTATCATGCAATTTTGATTTCGGCAAGCTTGCTAATTGCGTCTCTTCAACGCAGCGCCCTATAGAAAATTTGCGGCGAGTGAGAAAAATAAAACAACTAAAACAGATATATAATATGATTATGCACTTGTGTGTCGCAGAATTAACTTGCTCTTCACGGGTGGATCAGGCAATCTGTAAAAGCCCGTTTATGACTGTTTATGGACAACTCTCAGATGCTCACCAACCGCCTAAGGGACATTGTCAATCGCGTAGACCACGCCGGGTCGATCACTGTGGCGGAGCTGTCAGATCAGTTCGGTGTAGCCGTAGAGACGATCCGCAGGGATCTGCGTACTCTGGAGGACGCAGGCTATTTGCGCCGTATCCATGGCGGTGCCACCTCGCTCAACGATCACATCAGCGCCCTGTCCTTCAGCAGCCGGCAGCAGGAGAGCCCTGAGGCCAAGAGCGTGATTGCGCAGCGCGCGTTGCCGCTTATTCGCGAGGGAGACGTCCTGATGCTTGATCCCAGTTCCACAGCTTGGAATCTGGCGCAGGCTCTACCGGATATGAAGCTGACCGTGATCACGAATTCCGTTCGTATCGTGTTTGATCTGGTGTCCAAGCCGAAGATCGAGGTGATTTGCGTCGGCGGGCATTATCACGAGAAATACGGGGCGTTTCTGGGTGCGGTTACCGTCAGCCACATTCTGGATTATCACGCCGACGTCTGTTTCCATTCCTGCTCGGCCTATGACCCCGAAACCGGGGCGTGGGACAGCAATGATCTGAACGCGGGTGTGAAGAAGGCGATGCTCAGAAGCAGTCGCTCCAATGTTCTTCTCTGTGACAAAGCGAAGCTTGGGCGCGACGGCTATACACTGATCAACACCGTCGAGCGTATCGACTGCCATGTAAGCGAGGAGGGCATACAGGGCGAGGTCAAGCGCAGGACGGATCAACAAAACAAGGGATTCCATTCAAGCCCCTGACGCAATAGGGGAGCTGGTGTCTGCAGGGGGGAGATAGTTGCCATGTCAGATGAAGCTGTACTGGTCTTGGATTGCGGCAGCACAAATGTCCGCGCCATTGCGGTGGATGCCACAGGCAAGGTGCTGGCACGCGCCTCGCAGAAAAATGTGACAACGCCGGATCAGGATCATGACGACTGGCATTACTGGCCGTTTGAGATGCTGTATGAAAAGCTCTGCCTGTGCTCGCGGCAGGTTGCCTCGGAGATCGGGGCAGGGCGCATCAAGGCCATTGCCGTGACGACCTTCGGAGCGGATGGCACCTTCCTCAATCAAGATGGCAAAATGCTGTTTCCAGTCGTCAGCTGGAAATGCCCCCGAACGCTGGAAGCGATGGACCATGTGCAGCGCTATATTGCGCCCGAGCGGGTTGTCGAGATCAGCGGCGTTGGGAATTTCTCTTTCAACACGCTCAACAAATTTGTCTGGTTTCGTGAGAATCGACCGGAATTGTTGCATCAGGCCAGCCATTTCCTGTTTATGAGTTCCTTGTTCAGCCACCGCATGACCGGGCGCATGACCAATGACGCCACCATGGTGGGAACATCCCAGATGACCGATCTGCGTAGCCAGAGCTTCAGTGATGAAATCCTAGACGCGGTCACGGTGACGAGCAACTTGTTTCCTCAGATGGTCTTTCCCGGTGAGGTTATCGGGCCGCTATTGTCCAAAGAAGCCGAAGCGCTGGGACTTGATGCTGGAACGCCCGTTGTCTCCGCCGGTCACGACACTCAGTTTGCGATCTTTGGGGCAGGGGCGGCGCCCGACAGGCCGGTGCTTAGCTCTGGCACGTGGGAGATCCTGATGGCGCGGTGCGACACGATCGATTTGCCGGGGCCGGAGATTTTCAACGAGGCCTTCACCTGCGAATGGGATGTCTTGAAGGGACATTACAATCCCGGTTTCCAATATATCGCTTCGGCGGTGGTCGAGTGGATCGCCCGGACCATGTATTCCGAACTGTCAGGGGCGGAACGCTATGAAACCATGATCAAGGAGGCTATGGCCGCACCGCAGGACTGTCGGGGGGTCACGGTCAAT encodes:
- a CDS encoding ABC transporter ATP-binding protein; the protein is MGFLDIDNVTKSYGSVQVLKETNISVEEGEFLVLVGPSGCGKSTLLNMIAGLDEVTSGEIRIKDRRINETRPSERNIAMVFQSYALYPNMTVRGNISFGMEMHGVPKKERDRKINAVSELLQIDQLLDRKPGQLSGGQRQRVAMGRALTRDPDVFLFDEPLSNLDAKLRVDMRTEIKKLHQKLGTTIIYVTHDQIEALTLSTRIAVMYGGYLQQLGTPQEIYDNPANMFVAGFMGSPSMNLFPAVFRQGGSGMEVEIAKKDGSSIRLPFKRDNVTADDDGRSVILGIRPEAITDPEAADPTSSGIHIAEALVEITEPAGSDTFVMTHLGGKDVVGRFRAYAPVKPGGVFPFAFNMDKAVAFDPKTEERLA
- a CDS encoding SDR family oxidoreductase encodes the protein MSAFDKGPILVTGASGGIGAETVRQLIAAGAEVIASGRNEEVLTRLAEETGCRTLAFDLASEEDVRKALEGLDLWGLVNCGGFGGEIATPMETDISVFDKVMTINARGALLATKYASQSMVRLGKGGAIVNVSSQASLVALKGHISYGSSKAALDNITRVSALELGPHGIRVNSVNPTVVMTPMSAWYWGREDIEGPFLEQMPLGRWATEAEIAAPIVFLLSDGASMISGVTLPIDGGFTAC
- the fucK gene encoding L-fuculokinase: MSDEAVLVLDCGSTNVRAIAVDATGKVLARASQKNVTTPDQDHDDWHYWPFEMLYEKLCLCSRQVASEIGAGRIKAIAVTTFGADGTFLNQDGKMLFPVVSWKCPRTLEAMDHVQRYIAPERVVEISGVGNFSFNTLNKFVWFRENRPELLHQASHFLFMSSLFSHRMTGRMTNDATMVGTSQMTDLRSQSFSDEILDAVTVTSNLFPQMVFPGEVIGPLLSKEAEALGLDAGTPVVSAGHDTQFAIFGAGAAPDRPVLSSGTWEILMARCDTIDLPGPEIFNEAFTCEWDVLKGHYNPGFQYIASAVVEWIARTMYSELSGAERYETMIKEAMAAPQDCRGVTVNPNLLVGKGEMHHLSLNVDRGTLFRATLQGLVSRLQTGMAILQKVGNFEASELTLVGGGTRNSFWTQLKADALGIPVHTVDEAETTVLGAAMFALKGAGLHESAEAARAAFDLHHTTTLPRT
- a CDS encoding mannitol dehydrogenase family protein; the protein is MTTALNRKALQSLSGIQSVPSYDRSGITPGILHVGVGNFHRAHMAVYLNDLMNRGLGFDWGIVGAGMRPSDETMRQALQAQDWLTTVVELDPNGLSASVTGAMIDFLPIDPDTLLAGMVDPRIRILSMTITEGGYYIDAASGRLDIAHPDIQADANNPDSPKTLFGIILRALQSRKESGVPPFTILSCDNLPENGQVAKQTLVGLARLSNPEFADWIDANVSFPNCMVDRITPATTERERAIVEETFGVKDAAPVVCEPFRQWVIEDKFPQGRPPLEAVGCEFVKDVRAHELMKLRILNAGHASVCYAAALMGYHFVHDAMADQDICNWLQAVQTREAIPTLKPLSGVDYAAYLATVIARFSNREMGDTIPRNVADGSDRQPKFILPALRDALEMGHSVEGFALEVALWCRYCTGVMEDGSAVQIVDPMAETLVRLSNMAIDQPRAFLENEAVFGDLARNVSFADAFGKWLTLLHSQGVRAALKAYVAKQ
- a CDS encoding DeoR/GlpR family DNA-binding transcription regulator, with the protein product MDNSQMLTNRLRDIVNRVDHAGSITVAELSDQFGVAVETIRRDLRTLEDAGYLRRIHGGATSLNDHISALSFSSRQQESPEAKSVIAQRALPLIREGDVLMLDPSSTAWNLAQALPDMKLTVITNSVRIVFDLVSKPKIEVICVGGHYHEKYGAFLGAVTVSHILDYHADVCFHSCSAYDPETGAWDSNDLNAGVKKAMLRSSRSNVLLCDKAKLGRDGYTLINTVERIDCHVSEEGIQGEVKRRTDQQNKGFHSSP
- a CDS encoding L-fuculose-phosphate aldolase, producing the protein MSDELSLRKSLIAACNEMNASGLNQGTSGNISVRVDGGMLITPSGVAYDQMEPEEIVFVSTDGKYAEDQVPSSEWRFHLAALESRPEANAVVHNHALYSTTIAIMNKPIPAIHYMIATAGGNSIPCVDYATYGTPELSKLVEAGLKDRKAILMRHHGMIATGSSLAQAMWLAVEVETLAKWYVNLLQITDNPPCLSDAEIEVVLKKIANYGLREKTA
- a CDS encoding chalcone isomerase family protein — encoded protein: MQGHPVLRSIVVLLGLLMAAPASSNTLSSNVMAQVRSPEKIGEAQVRFLGFRVYSAALFTQQGRAFNWKRPFALTLDYDRSFSKKRLIDASISEMERMEGDRPDHAAIAAKLENCFRSVKASDRFTATATSRNSVNFYFNGRQTCKISHAGIRERLLGIWLSDQSRDKSLSRRLRGMN